One Sinorhizobium mexicanum genomic region harbors:
- the gndA gene encoding NADP-dependent phosphogluconate dehydrogenase, translating into MSQAEIGLIGLGVMGSNLALNIAEKGNRIAVFNRTVEATRKFYAEAGALKEQIVPCETIEEFVAAIRPPRPIIIMIKAGDPVDQQMEILKPYLAKGDIMIDAGNANFRDTMRRFEALKDSGLTFIGMGVSGGEEGARHGPSIMVGGTEDSYRRVEKVLTSIAAKYENDPCVAWLGENGAGHFVKTIHNGIEYADMQMIAEIYGILRDGLKMSAAEIGDVFGAWNKGRLNSYLIEITEKVLKAADPLTGKPMVDLILDKAGQKGTGKWSVIEAQNMGIPATGIEAAVAARSISSMKEEREAAEKILGLPPVGELKVADRDAFLKDLENALLAAKIGAYAQGFAVMSAASKEFGWSLPMPTIAKIWRAGCIIRSQFLDEITTAFTKAPDAANLIVTPAFAAMVKETDAALRRVVSTAVLGGLPVPALASALGYFDSYRRGRGTANVIQAQRDFFGAHGFDRVDGADSHHGPWGSGLNA; encoded by the coding sequence GTGTCACAGGCGGAAATCGGGCTTATCGGCCTCGGCGTCATGGGGTCGAACCTCGCGCTCAACATCGCGGAAAAGGGCAACAGGATCGCGGTGTTCAACCGGACGGTCGAGGCGACGCGCAAGTTCTATGCCGAGGCCGGCGCGCTCAAGGAGCAGATCGTTCCCTGCGAGACCATCGAAGAGTTTGTCGCCGCCATCCGCCCGCCGCGGCCGATCATCATCATGATCAAGGCCGGCGATCCGGTCGACCAGCAGATGGAAATCCTGAAGCCCTATCTTGCAAAGGGCGACATCATGATCGATGCCGGCAACGCCAATTTCCGCGATACCATGCGCCGCTTCGAGGCACTGAAGGATTCCGGCCTCACCTTCATCGGCATGGGTGTTTCCGGTGGCGAGGAGGGTGCCCGTCATGGCCCGTCGATCATGGTCGGCGGCACGGAAGACTCCTATCGCCGGGTCGAGAAGGTGCTGACATCGATCGCTGCGAAATACGAGAACGACCCGTGCGTCGCCTGGCTCGGTGAAAACGGCGCCGGCCATTTCGTCAAGACGATCCACAATGGCATCGAATATGCCGACATGCAGATGATCGCTGAAATCTACGGCATCCTGCGCGACGGGCTGAAGATGAGCGCTGCGGAAATCGGCGACGTCTTCGGCGCCTGGAACAAGGGCCGGCTGAACTCCTATCTGATCGAGATCACCGAGAAGGTGCTGAAGGCCGCCGATCCTTTGACCGGCAAACCGATGGTCGACCTGATCCTCGACAAGGCCGGCCAGAAGGGCACCGGCAAATGGTCGGTGATCGAGGCGCAGAACATGGGCATCCCGGCGACCGGCATCGAAGCCGCGGTGGCCGCCCGCAGCATTTCCTCGATGAAGGAGGAGCGTGAGGCTGCCGAGAAGATCCTCGGCCTGCCACCAGTCGGCGAGCTCAAGGTGGCCGACAGGGACGCTTTCCTCAAGGATCTCGAAAACGCGCTGCTCGCCGCCAAGATCGGCGCCTATGCACAGGGCTTCGCGGTGATGTCCGCCGCCTCGAAGGAGTTCGGCTGGAGCCTGCCGATGCCGACGATCGCAAAGATCTGGCGCGCCGGCTGCATCATCCGTTCGCAATTCCTCGACGAGATCACCACCGCCTTCACCAAGGCGCCGGACGCCGCCAACCTGATCGTGACGCCCGCTTTTGCGGCGATGGTCAAGGAGACCGATGCAGCCTTGCGCCGCGTCGTTTCTACCGCCGTGCTCGGCGGCCTGCCGGTGCCGGCGCTCGCCTCCGCGCTCGGCTATTTCGACAGCTACCGGCGCGGCCGCGGCACGGCCAACGTCATCCAGGCGCAACGCGACTTCTTCGGCGCCCACGGCTTCGACCGCGTCGACGGCGCCGACAGCCACCACGGTCCGTGGGGCAGCGGGCTGAACGCATAG
- a CDS encoding cation-translocating P-type ATPase, whose amino-acid sequence MSCCAAGVEGALEIERAGQGLPASEELWLASRALGDGLRQTDLSVPGVHCGACITTIEGALRKRPEVERARVNLSSRRVSVVWKEELEGRRTDPLEIARAIRGCGYEAHLFAAGEEEGDVLLKQLIRAVAVSGFAATNIMLLSVSVWSGADAATRDLFHWISAMIAAPAMIYSGRFFYQSAWNALRHGRTNMDVPIALAVTLSYGMSLHETISHGAHAWFDASVTLLFFLLIGRTLDHMMRGRARSAISGLARLSPRGATIVNSDGSRDYRPVDEIRPGERLLVAAGERIPVDGCVLSGATDLDRSVVNGESAPVAVSVGDAVQAGTLNLTGPLTLEATAAARDSFLAEITGLMEAAEGGRARYRRIADRAARYYSPAVHLLALLSFIGWMLIEGDVRHAMLIAVAVLIITCPCALGLAVPVVQVVAAGRLFQGGVMVKDGSAMERLAEIDAVLLDKTGTLTMGEPRLTNAGEVDPGALATAAALALHSRHPIATALHEASGAAQPLGGEIREIPGAGIEAETSDGVYRLGSRAFACGGAGAASGQSEAILSLDGRELACFRFEDRLRPAARETVEDLSRLGLTAGILSGDREPVVAVLARRLGIATWRSELSPRGKVEACAAAAEGGHRVLMVGDGINDAPALRAAHVSMAPATAADVGRQAADFVFMHQSLNAVPFAIETSRRAGRLIRQNFALAIGYNVIAVPVAILGYATPLVAAIAMSTSSLIVVFNALRLKGLGTAAAPESPPRAAGLRPVRSAS is encoded by the coding sequence ATGAGCTGCTGTGCCGCAGGCGTGGAAGGCGCGCTCGAGATCGAACGGGCCGGGCAGGGGCTGCCTGCTTCCGAGGAGCTGTGGCTTGCGAGCCGCGCGCTTGGAGACGGCCTGCGCCAAACGGATCTCAGCGTGCCCGGCGTCCACTGCGGTGCCTGCATCACGACGATCGAAGGGGCGCTTCGCAAGAGACCCGAGGTCGAGCGCGCGCGCGTCAATCTTTCGTCGCGCCGCGTGTCCGTCGTCTGGAAGGAGGAGCTCGAAGGCCGGCGCACCGACCCGCTCGAAATCGCGCGCGCCATCCGGGGTTGCGGTTACGAAGCGCATCTCTTCGCCGCCGGCGAGGAGGAAGGCGACGTCCTGCTCAAGCAGCTGATCCGTGCCGTTGCCGTTTCCGGTTTCGCGGCGACCAACATCATGCTGCTGTCCGTTTCCGTCTGGTCGGGCGCGGATGCCGCGACCCGCGATCTTTTTCACTGGATCTCGGCGATGATCGCGGCGCCGGCGATGATCTATTCGGGGCGCTTCTTCTATCAGTCTGCCTGGAATGCGCTTCGCCATGGCCGTACCAACATGGATGTGCCGATCGCGCTTGCCGTGACGCTTTCCTACGGCATGTCGCTCCATGAGACGATCAGCCATGGCGCACATGCCTGGTTCGACGCCTCCGTGACGCTGCTGTTCTTCCTGTTGATCGGCCGCACCCTCGATCACATGATGCGCGGGCGGGCGCGCTCGGCGATCAGCGGTCTTGCCCGGCTGTCGCCACGCGGCGCGACGATCGTCAATTCCGACGGCTCGCGCGACTATCGCCCGGTCGACGAGATCAGGCCCGGCGAGCGGCTGTTGGTTGCCGCCGGTGAGCGCATTCCGGTCGACGGGTGCGTGCTTTCGGGTGCGACCGATCTCGACCGCTCGGTCGTCAACGGCGAAAGCGCGCCGGTCGCCGTCAGCGTTGGTGACGCCGTGCAGGCCGGCACGCTCAATCTCACCGGCCCGCTGACGCTCGAGGCGACGGCGGCGGCGCGCGACTCGTTCCTGGCCGAGATCACGGGGCTGATGGAGGCCGCCGAAGGGGGCAGGGCGCGCTATCGCCGCATTGCCGACCGTGCGGCGCGCTATTATTCGCCAGCCGTCCACCTGCTGGCGCTGCTTTCCTTCATTGGCTGGATGCTGATCGAGGGCGATGTCCGCCACGCCATGCTGATCGCGGTTGCCGTTCTCATTATCACATGCCCTTGTGCCCTCGGCCTCGCGGTGCCCGTGGTTCAGGTCGTTGCGGCCGGCCGGCTCTTCCAGGGCGGCGTCATGGTCAAGGATGGATCGGCGATGGAGCGCCTTGCCGAAATCGACGCCGTGCTGCTCGACAAGACCGGCACGCTCACCATGGGCGAGCCGCGGCTTACCAATGCGGGCGAAGTCGATCCGGGCGCGCTCGCGACCGCAGCCGCACTCGCTCTCCATTCGCGCCATCCGATCGCCACAGCGCTCCATGAGGCGTCGGGTGCGGCGCAGCCGCTCGGGGGCGAAATCCGCGAAATACCGGGCGCCGGCATCGAGGCGGAGACCAGCGACGGTGTCTACCGGCTCGGCAGTCGAGCCTTTGCCTGCGGCGGAGCCGGTGCGGCCAGCGGCCAGTCGGAAGCGATCCTGTCGCTCGATGGCCGCGAGCTTGCCTGCTTCCGCTTCGAGGACCGGCTGCGTCCCGCCGCTCGCGAAACCGTCGAAGATCTCTCGCGCCTGGGGCTTACGGCCGGCATCCTTTCCGGGGACCGCGAGCCGGTCGTCGCCGTACTCGCCCGCAGGCTCGGCATTGCGACATGGCGCTCCGAGCTTTCGCCGCGCGGCAAGGTCGAGGCCTGTGCCGCTGCCGCCGAAGGGGGGCACAGGGTCCTGATGGTCGGCGACGGTATCAACGACGCGCCGGCACTCAGGGCGGCCCATGTCTCGATGGCGCCGGCGACCGCGGCCGATGTCGGCCGGCAGGCTGCGGATTTCGTCTTCATGCATCAGAGCCTAAACGCCGTTCCATTCGCCATCGAGACCTCGCGTCGCGCCGGCCGGCTGATCCGGCAGAATTTCGCGCTGGCGATCGGCTACAACGTCATCGCCGTGCCAGTCGCGATCCTCGGCTATGCGACGCCGCTCGTTGCCGCCATCGCGATGTCGACCTCGTCGCTGATCGTCGTCTTCAATGCGTTGCGGCTGAAGGGACTTGGAACTGCCGCCGCCCCGGAGTCGCCGCCGCGTGCGGCCGGCTTGCGGCCGGTACGGAGTGCGTCATGA
- the ccoS gene encoding cbb3-type cytochrome oxidase assembly protein CcoS has product MNTLIYLIPIALFLGALGLAAFLWALKSGQYEDLDGASWRVLDDGDGKPEKD; this is encoded by the coding sequence ATGAACACGCTCATCTATCTCATCCCGATCGCGCTCTTTCTCGGCGCCCTGGGGCTTGCGGCGTTTCTCTGGGCGCTGAAGAGCGGGCAATACGAAGACCTGGACGGAGCCTCCTGGCGCGTCCTCGACGATGGCGACGGCAAGCCTGAAAAGGATTGA
- a CDS encoding antibiotic biosynthesis monooxygenase family protein, translating into MTAYNVVRFRTKPGLEDKFEDWFRKLRRDFEGLRKMALVKTGERSYCSIGEWDSFDHIVAARPKMISNLDKFRHALETQGESIDVTDAVSGEAIYESAPTK; encoded by the coding sequence ATGACAGCATACAACGTGGTTCGGTTCCGCACGAAACCGGGGCTGGAGGACAAGTTCGAGGACTGGTTCCGCAAACTTCGTCGCGACTTCGAAGGATTACGAAAGATGGCGCTCGTCAAGACCGGCGAGCGTTCCTACTGCTCGATCGGCGAGTGGGATAGCTTTGACCACATCGTGGCCGCGCGACCGAAGATGATCAGCAATCTGGACAAGTTCCGCCACGCCCTCGAGACGCAAGGAGAGAGCATAGATGTCACGGATGCTGTTTCCGGTGAGGCGATCTACGAGAGCGCGCCGACCAAGTAG
- a CDS encoding LacI family transcriptional regulator, with product MDSKTKNKAAAAPPPDGARPTLKTIAFMTGLGITTVSRALKDAPDIGAETKERVRLVAKQIGYQPNRAGVRLRTGKTNVISLVLTLEEEIMGITSPMVVGISEILAGTQYHLVVTPYSSTKDPLGPIRYILDTGAADGVIISRTEPHDARVTLMTERRLPFVTHGRTEMGIVHPFHDFDNERFAYEAVRRLTERGRRRLVLLEPPPNLTFHAHMRTGFERGLKDFGAEAVSFHHVNIDHSLVAIRDAFEQLMRSVEAPDGIVSGSGAGAVALIAGIESAGKKVGQDVEMVTKAPSDFLRWLRPEVMTMYEDIRLAGRELAKAVIGHIEGKSPETLQSLSQPEFQRPMSKSRKV from the coding sequence ATGGACAGCAAAACGAAGAACAAGGCGGCGGCAGCGCCGCCACCGGACGGCGCCAGGCCGACACTGAAAACGATCGCCTTCATGACGGGTCTTGGGATCACCACGGTTTCCCGAGCATTGAAGGATGCGCCCGATATCGGCGCTGAAACCAAGGAAAGGGTGCGCCTTGTCGCCAAGCAGATCGGTTACCAGCCGAACCGCGCCGGGGTGCGTCTCAGGACCGGCAAGACCAATGTCATCAGCCTCGTGCTGACGCTCGAGGAAGAGATCATGGGCATCACCAGCCCCATGGTGGTCGGCATCAGTGAAATCCTCGCAGGCACGCAGTACCACCTCGTGGTAACCCCCTACAGTTCCACAAAGGATCCACTCGGGCCGATCCGTTATATCCTCGACACCGGCGCTGCCGATGGCGTCATCATCTCGCGGACGGAGCCGCACGATGCGCGCGTGACGCTGATGACCGAGCGCCGCCTGCCCTTTGTCACTCACGGCCGCACCGAAATGGGCATCGTCCATCCCTTCCACGACTTCGACAACGAACGTTTCGCCTATGAGGCGGTACGTCGGCTTACCGAGCGCGGACGGCGCCGGCTGGTGCTGCTGGAGCCGCCGCCGAACCTCACCTTCCACGCCCACATGCGCACCGGCTTCGAGCGCGGGCTCAAGGATTTCGGCGCGGAAGCGGTGAGCTTCCACCACGTCAATATCGATCACAGCCTTGTCGCCATCCGCGACGCCTTCGAGCAACTGATGCGCTCGGTGGAAGCCCCGGACGGCATCGTTTCCGGCAGCGGCGCCGGCGCGGTTGCATTGATCGCGGGGATCGAGTCGGCCGGCAAGAAAGTCGGCCAGGATGTGGAGATGGTCACCAAGGCGCCGAGCGACTTCCTGCGCTGGCTGCGCCCCGAAGTCATGACCATGTACGAGGACATCCGGCTCGCCGGTCGCGAACTCGCCAAGGCCGTGATCGGCCACATCGAAGGCAAGTCGCCCGAGACGCTGCAAAGCCTCAGCCAGCCGGAGTTCCAGCGGCCCATGTCGAAGTCGCGCAAGGTGTAG